A single genomic interval of Kineosporia corallincola harbors:
- a CDS encoding GNAT family N-acetyltransferase: MADWSFRPATAEDVHRIADLKVLVIREHLERLRPWSEDSAREYLYVRYVPGNTRIIEVAGEFAGSVALRQEPDCRWIEQFYLYPRFQGRGIGGAVLGALLEECDADGQVARLDVLQRSPARRLYERHGFVLEHEDELDAFLIRQPRQGFSGVEEMRTLSAHSFTQTGSSSPAG; the protein is encoded by the coding sequence ATGGCTGACTGGAGTTTTCGCCCCGCGACCGCTGAAGACGTGCACCGGATCGCCGATCTCAAGGTTCTGGTGATCCGCGAGCACCTGGAGCGGCTGCGTCCGTGGAGCGAGGACTCGGCGCGGGAGTACCTGTACGTGCGTTACGTGCCGGGCAACACCCGGATCATCGAGGTGGCCGGGGAGTTCGCCGGGTCGGTGGCGTTGCGGCAGGAGCCGGACTGCCGGTGGATCGAGCAGTTCTACCTCTACCCGCGGTTCCAGGGGCGGGGCATCGGCGGCGCGGTGCTGGGGGCGTTGCTGGAGGAGTGCGACGCCGACGGTCAGGTGGCCCGGCTGGACGTGCTCCAGCGCAGTCCGGCGCGGCGTCTGTACGAGCGGCACGGGTTCGTGCTGGAGCACGAGGACGAGCTCGACGCGTTCCTGATCCGGCAGCCGCGTCAGGGGTTTTCGGGGGTGGAGGAGATGCGGACGCTGTCGGCCCATTCCTTCACCCAGACCGGAAGTTCCAGCCCGGCCGGCTGA
- a CDS encoding VOC family protein, which produces MALGWKVVVDSRNAPELADFWAAALEYEVEDQSRLIEHLLAAGQLPEAAVAEHDGRRHFRGLVGIRHPDEPFDAFTGVGQGRRLLFQDVPEPRSGKNRLHLDVHRDGGELEQHVKRLEALGAVRVHELDQGAAGHWWIMNDPEGNEFCAT; this is translated from the coding sequence ATGGCCCTGGGGTGGAAGGTCGTCGTCGACAGCCGTAACGCGCCCGAGCTCGCCGATTTCTGGGCGGCCGCGCTGGAGTACGAGGTGGAGGACCAGTCCCGCCTCATCGAGCACCTGCTCGCCGCCGGGCAGCTGCCCGAGGCCGCGGTCGCCGAGCACGACGGCCGCCGGCACTTTCGCGGCCTGGTCGGCATCCGGCACCCGGACGAGCCGTTCGACGCCTTCACCGGCGTCGGGCAGGGCCGTCGCCTGCTGTTCCAGGACGTGCCCGAACCCCGCTCCGGCAAGAACCGGCTGCACCTCGACGTCCATCGGGACGGCGGTGAGCTGGAACAACACGTCAAGCGGCTGGAGGCACTCGGGGCCGTGCGCGTGCACGAGCTCGATCAGGGCGCGGCCGGGCACTGGTGGATCATGAACGATCCCGAGGGCAACGAGTTCTGCGCCACCTGA
- a CDS encoding histidine phosphatase family protein, giving the protein MRLLLIRHGQTHSNVIGALDTARPGADLTDLGREQAASLVERLRQEPVQALHASTLVRTQQTVAPLARDRGLEVTIHDGLRELDAGELEMNTDNESVDLYVKTAMSWVEGLTDVRMPGGPTGAEELGRYDRVIEQIAASGVACAAAVSHGAVIRTWVGARAGNVDAAYVAAHPLLNTQVVTLVGDPASGWTVEDWGWDQPHV; this is encoded by the coding sequence ATGCGTCTCCTGCTCATCCGTCACGGCCAGACCCACTCCAACGTGATCGGCGCCCTGGACACGGCGCGACCCGGCGCGGACCTCACCGACCTGGGCCGCGAGCAGGCCGCATCGCTGGTGGAGCGGCTGCGGCAGGAGCCGGTGCAGGCGCTGCACGCCTCCACCCTGGTGCGCACCCAGCAGACCGTGGCGCCGCTGGCGCGTGACCGCGGGCTGGAGGTGACGATCCACGACGGGCTGCGCGAGCTGGACGCCGGCGAGCTGGAGATGAACACCGACAACGAGTCGGTGGACCTGTACGTGAAGACGGCGATGAGCTGGGTCGAGGGTCTCACCGACGTGCGGATGCCGGGCGGCCCGACGGGCGCCGAGGAGCTGGGCCGCTACGACCGGGTGATCGAGCAGATCGCCGCCTCCGGTGTGGCGTGCGCGGCCGCGGTCAGCCACGGCGCGGTGATCCGGACCTGGGTGGGGGCCCGGGCCGGCAACGTGGACGCGGCCTACGTGGCCGCCCACCCGCTGCTGAACACCCAGGTGGTGACGCTCGTGGGTGACCCGGCGAGCGGGTGGACGGTGGAGGACTGGGGCTGGGACCAGCCGCACGTCTGA
- a CDS encoding PIG-L family deacetylase, which translates to MTLTLLAVHAHPDDEATGTGGVYAKAAAEGVRTVLVTCTDGRCGDGPGGVKPGEPGHEPEAVAAVRTAELERSTKILGIDVVERLGYHDSGMMGWPDNDLPGAFWTAPFAEATDRLAALLRTHRPDVVVTYDENGVYGHPDHIQANRVTMAALDLLAAEGWQPAKVYWSSPPYSQMKIWGELVREFGTEAEQAEMAREEAAIEAKLAAGERLPMGLPDDELTTWVDVKAYGQAKFEALSAHGSQSDSAMFLGLGVERFTGIMGVETFQRVRDTTGAPTPEADLFDGLR; encoded by the coding sequence GTGACCCTGACCTTGCTGGCTGTGCACGCCCATCCCGACGACGAGGCCACCGGTACCGGTGGCGTGTATGCCAAGGCCGCCGCCGAGGGCGTGCGCACCGTGCTGGTCACCTGCACCGACGGTCGCTGCGGCGACGGGCCCGGCGGGGTCAAGCCCGGTGAGCCCGGCCACGAGCCCGAGGCGGTGGCCGCGGTGCGCACCGCCGAACTCGAGCGCAGCACCAAGATCCTCGGCATCGACGTGGTCGAGCGCCTCGGCTACCACGACTCGGGCATGATGGGCTGGCCCGACAACGACCTGCCGGGCGCCTTCTGGACCGCACCGTTCGCCGAGGCCACCGACCGGCTGGCCGCGCTGCTGCGCACCCACCGTCCCGACGTCGTGGTCACCTACGACGAGAACGGTGTCTACGGCCACCCCGACCACATCCAGGCCAACCGCGTCACCATGGCCGCCCTCGACCTGCTCGCCGCCGAGGGCTGGCAGCCGGCCAAGGTGTACTGGTCGTCGCCGCCCTACTCGCAGATGAAGATCTGGGGCGAGCTGGTGCGCGAGTTCGGCACCGAGGCGGAGCAGGCCGAGATGGCCAGGGAAGAGGCCGCGATCGAGGCCAAGCTCGCCGCCGGTGAGCGCCTGCCGATGGGCCTGCCCGACGACGAGCTGACCACCTGGGTCGACGTGAAGGCTTACGGTCAGGCCAAGTTCGAGGCGCTGTCGGCCCACGGCAGCCAGTCCGACAGCGCCATGTTCCTCGGTCTGGGCGTCGAGCGCTTCACCGGCATCATGGGCGTCGAGACCTTCCAGCGGGTGCGTGACACCACCGGCGCCCCCACACCCGAGGCCGACCTCTTCGACGGGCTGCGCTGA
- a CDS encoding MDR family MFS transporter, with product MSSGPDDPGPAGGTDQAPPALPRARMNVIFATIVLGMLLSALDQTIVSTALPTIVGDLGGAGHMSWVVTAYILAETIATVLTGKFGDLFGRKTVFQVSVVIFVVGSFFCGLADNMGMLIAARAVQGIGGGGIAVTATALIGDVIPLRERGRYQGALGAVFGVTTVIGPLLGGLFTDHLSWRWAFYVNVPLAIVVIAMAARAVPGIATAARPRVDYLGVLFIALGASGLTLATSWGGVEYAWGSATIVGLFAGSALALVVFVLVELRAEEPILPMRLFRSRVFSIASLLSFIVGFAMLGAITFLPTYLQYVQGASATMSGIRTLPMVLGLLVTALASGQAVSRTGRYRIFPIAGTAVTGVGLFLLASMDAGTPVAVQSLAMLVLGAGIGLSMQVLTIIVQNTVEYRDLGSATSGVTFFRTLGSSFGASVMGTIYANRLADSLPAALAEAGVPASAVATPSAVHQLPQATRTPIIQAYADTLHTMFLWSVPVAVVGFLVALVLPQVQLRGTAREAVRHTGEGFAMPADQTPDAQLETMIGQIVRHRPEAAVEVLARSRAGVDAPTAWALMGVHMREVALDQRTTPTDIEDHLGVPHGVLTTFYDGVINDGHLTRDGETLRLTASGSEIVTLLTQAWVTWIRDQLADEFGGADREDFEVRTREAVHRIARRVIVEQQRESHRV from the coding sequence ATGAGCAGCGGTCCCGACGACCCCGGTCCGGCCGGGGGCACCGACCAGGCGCCGCCGGCCCTGCCCCGCGCCCGGATGAACGTCATCTTCGCGACCATCGTGCTCGGCATGCTGCTGTCGGCCCTCGACCAGACCATCGTGTCCACGGCCCTGCCCACGATCGTCGGTGACCTCGGCGGCGCCGGTCACATGAGCTGGGTCGTCACCGCGTACATCCTGGCCGAGACCATCGCCACCGTGCTGACCGGCAAGTTCGGCGACCTGTTCGGCCGCAAGACGGTGTTCCAGGTCAGCGTCGTCATCTTCGTCGTCGGCTCGTTCTTCTGCGGCCTGGCCGACAACATGGGCATGCTGATCGCCGCCCGCGCCGTGCAGGGCATCGGCGGCGGGGGCATCGCCGTCACCGCCACCGCCCTGATCGGTGACGTCATCCCGTTGCGCGAACGCGGCCGCTACCAGGGCGCGCTGGGCGCGGTCTTCGGCGTGACCACGGTGATCGGCCCGCTGCTGGGCGGCCTGTTCACCGACCACCTGTCCTGGCGCTGGGCGTTCTACGTCAACGTGCCCCTGGCGATCGTCGTGATCGCGATGGCCGCCCGCGCCGTGCCCGGCATCGCCACCGCCGCCCGACCCCGCGTCGACTACCTCGGGGTGCTGTTCATCGCGCTCGGCGCCAGCGGCCTGACCCTGGCCACCTCCTGGGGCGGCGTGGAGTACGCCTGGGGCTCGGCCACCATCGTCGGCCTGTTCGCCGGCTCGGCCCTGGCCCTGGTCGTCTTCGTGCTCGTGGAACTGCGCGCCGAGGAACCGATCCTGCCGATGCGGCTGTTCCGCTCGCGGGTGTTCTCGATCGCCTCACTGCTCAGCTTCATCGTCGGGTTCGCGATGCTCGGCGCCATCACCTTCCTGCCCACCTACCTGCAATACGTGCAGGGTGCCTCCGCCACCATGTCCGGCATCCGCACCCTGCCGATGGTGCTCGGCCTGCTGGTCACGGCTCTGGCCTCGGGACAGGCCGTCAGCCGCACCGGCCGCTACCGGATCTTCCCGATCGCCGGCACCGCGGTCACCGGCGTCGGGCTGTTCCTGCTCGCCTCGATGGACGCCGGCACCCCCGTCGCCGTGCAGTCGCTGGCGATGCTCGTGCTCGGCGCCGGGATCGGCCTGTCCATGCAGGTTCTCACCATCATCGTGCAGAACACCGTGGAGTACCGCGACCTCGGCTCGGCCACCTCCGGCGTCACCTTCTTCCGCACCCTCGGCAGCTCGTTCGGTGCCTCGGTGATGGGCACGATCTATGCCAACCGGCTCGCGGACTCCCTGCCCGCGGCACTCGCCGAGGCCGGGGTACCGGCCTCCGCCGTCGCGACGCCGTCCGCCGTCCACCAATTGCCGCAGGCCACCCGCACGCCGATCATCCAGGCCTACGCCGACACCCTGCACACCATGTTCCTGTGGAGCGTGCCGGTCGCGGTGGTGGGCTTCCTCGTGGCCCTCGTGCTGCCCCAGGTCCAGCTGCGCGGCACCGCCCGCGAAGCGGTCAGGCACACCGGCGAGGGCTTCGCCATGCCCGCCGACCAGACCCCCGACGCCCAGCTGGAGACGATGATCGGGCAGATCGTCCGGCACCGGCCGGAGGCCGCCGTCGAGGTGCTCGCCCGCTCCCGGGCCGGCGTCGACGCCCCCACCGCCTGGGCCCTGATGGGCGTCCACATGCGCGAGGTGGCCCTCGACCAGCGCACCACCCCCACCGACATCGAGGACCATCTCGGCGTGCCGCACGGCGTGCTCACCACGTTCTACGACGGCGTGATCAACGACGGTCACCTGACCCGGGACGGCGAGACCCTGCGGCTCACCGCATCCGGCTCCGAGATCGTCACCCTGCTCACCCAGGCCTGGGTCACCTGGATCCGCGACCAGCTCGCGGACGAGTTCGGCGGCGCCGACCGCGAGGACTTCGAGGTCCGCACCCGCGAGGCGGTGCACCGGATCGCCCGCCGCGTCATCGTCGAGCAGCAGCGAGAGAGCCACCGAGTCTGA
- a CDS encoding thioesterase family protein, with protein sequence MNLFVRLFLSTLLTRLRPKVSLWEGSRTPFRVLPNDLDVFRHMTNSRYLGLCDLARLDLMVRSGYWAEVGRRGWYPVVTAQTITYRRSLRLWQKFEVHTRLLGFDERSSYLEQTFVAAGQTMARAVVQVRFLRRTGGSVPQVELLESAGGQPAGLELPVWVKEWADSVRISSTPENP encoded by the coding sequence ATGAACCTCTTCGTGCGCCTGTTCCTGTCCACCCTGCTCACCCGGCTGCGGCCGAAGGTGTCGCTGTGGGAGGGATCCCGCACCCCGTTCCGGGTGCTGCCGAACGACCTGGACGTGTTCCGGCACATGACCAACAGCCGCTACCTGGGGCTGTGCGACCTGGCCCGGCTCGACCTGATGGTGCGCTCCGGCTACTGGGCCGAGGTCGGCCGGCGCGGCTGGTACCCGGTGGTGACGGCGCAGACGATCACCTACCGGCGCTCGCTCAGGCTGTGGCAGAAGTTCGAGGTGCACACCCGGCTGCTGGGTTTCGACGAGCGCTCCTCCTACCTGGAGCAGACCTTCGTGGCCGCCGGCCAGACCATGGCCCGCGCGGTCGTGCAGGTGCGTTTCCTCCGGCGCACCGGCGGCTCGGTGCCGCAGGTCGAGCTGCTGGAGTCGGCCGGCGGTCAGCCGGCCGGGCTGGAACTTCCGGTCTGGGTGAAGGAATGGGCCGACAGCGTCCGCATCTCCTCCACCCCCGAAAACCCCTGA